Proteins co-encoded in one Bradyrhizobium sp. 170 genomic window:
- a CDS encoding IS630 family transposase (programmed frameshift), translating into MGKPYSNDLRERVVKAVIKGGLSRHQAAAQFGVGISTAINWVQRFHETGSVKPDQIGGYRPKKIAGPHREWLMQRCRKDFTVRGLVAELAVRGLKVDYRTMWEFLHAEKLSYKKTLIAAEQDRPDVARRRMQWTKYQNRIDPTRLVFIDETWTKTNMAPLRGWAPRGQRLKAKVPHGRWHTMTFMAALRHDRITAPWFIEGPINGEAFLLYIEKVLVPTLRPGDIVVMDNLGSHKARAVRRAIRAAGARLFYLPKYSPDLNPIEQFFAKFKHWLRKAAQRTTEAVYDAIAPILDTVSPAECANYFANAGYDQT; encoded by the exons ATGGGAAAACCCTATTCGAACGACCTTCGTGAGCGGGTGGTGAAGGCTGTCATCAAAGGCGGCCTGTCGAGGCATCAGGCGGCCGCCCAATTTGGGGTGGGCATCAGCACGGCGATCAACTGGGTACAGCGCTTCCACGAGACCGGCAGCGTCAAGCCGGACCAGATCGGCGGCTATAGGCCAAAGAAGATTGCGGGGCCGCACCGCGAATGGCTGATGCAACGGTGCCGGAAGGATTTTACCGTGCGCGGGCTGGTGGCCGAACTCGCTGTGCGTGGGCTCAAGGTCGATTACCGCACGATGTGGGAGTTCCTCCACGCTGAGAAGCTCAGTTAC AAAAAGACGCTGATTGCCGCCGAGCAGGATCGTCCCGATGTTGCCCGTCGGCGGATGCAGTGGACCAAGTATCAGAATCGGATCGATCCCACTCGGCTGGTGTTCATCGACGAGACCTGGACCAAAACCAATATGGCGCCGCTACGGGGCTGGGCGCCGCGTGGTCAACGTCTCAAAGCCAAGGTGCCGCACGGCCGCTGGCACACCATGACCTTCATGGCCGCTTTGCGCCACGATCGCATCACCGCTCCCTGGTTCATCGAGGGGCCAATCAACGGCGAAGCCTTCCTTCTCTACATCGAGAAGGTTTTGGTTCCGACCCTGCGGCCCGGCGACATCGTGGTCATGGACAATCTTGGCTCGCACAAGGCCCGCGCCGTGCGTCGCGCCATCCGTGCCGCCGGCGCAAGACTCTTCTACCTGCCGAAATACTCGCCAGATCTCAACCCAATCGAGCAGTTCTTTGCCAAGTTCAAACACTGGCTGCGCAAAGCCGCGCAGCGAACCACCGAGGCCGTCTACGATGCTATCGCTCCAATCCTCGACACCGTATCACCGGCCGAATGCGCCAATTACTTCGCCAACGCCGGTTATGACCAAACCTAG
- a CDS encoding YihY/virulence factor BrkB family protein — protein MGYRDHHSPVRSRLSAAAAVAGTSRSYGAPDEGRGRLASAPSEISARGWKDILLRVFHNNLRTPDHCSGRRRDVLHSAGHISCHRGPGRDLWAVSDPATLTVHLEKLSGLLPGGAIDVIRDELTRVASQRGSTLGLTFIVGLAVSLWSANAAMKSVFDTLNVAYAETEARSLIKLNAISLAFTAAGIVFVLVAIAALVVLPSALKYLERDGSSLNRLRIPKSEGF, from the coding sequence TTGGGCTATCGTGACCACCATAGCCCTGTTCGTAGCCGGCTTTCGGCCGCGGCGGCTGTCGCCGGTACCAGTCGATCATATGGGGCACCGGATGAAGGGCGCGGCCGTCTCGCAAGCGCGCCCTCGGAGATTTCGGCGCGCGGATGGAAGGACATTCTGCTCCGGGTTTTTCACAACAATCTCCGAACACCGGATCATTGCTCTGGCCGCCGGCGTGACGTTCTACACTCTGCTGGCCATATTTCCTGCCATCGCGGCCCTGGTCGCGATCTATGGGCTGTCTCGGACCCCGCAACGCTCACCGTTCATCTGGAGAAGCTGTCGGGCCTGCTGCCAGGAGGCGCGATCGATGTCATCCGGGACGAACTCACCCGGGTCGCATCCCAGCGTGGCAGCACGCTCGGGCTGACCTTCATCGTCGGACTTGCCGTATCCTTGTGGAGCGCGAACGCGGCGATGAAGTCGGTCTTCGACACGCTCAACGTCGCGTACGCCGAAACAGAGGCGCGAAGCCTCATCAAGCTGAACGCCATCTCGCTTGCGTTCACCGCGGCCGGCATTGTCTTCGTGCTAGTAGCCATCGCCGCTTTGGTCGTTCTGCCGTCCGCACTCAAATATCTAGAGCGGGATGGGTCTAGTTTGAATCGATTGAGGATTCCCAAATCGGAAGGCTTCTGA